The Carassius auratus strain Wakin chromosome 19, ASM336829v1, whole genome shotgun sequence genomic sequence TGGCTCAATGTCTTTTCTCTGAGAGAGCTCCTCCTGGACACAAACACATCATGTTCAAGTGAACAATCCTGACCACAAAAGCAGTCCAAGTAGTGCATTAACAACAACAACCTCTAACCTGCTCAGAGAACCGCTGACTCAGGACTTGATCTCCAAACTCCTGAGTCTCGACCTCTTCGCTGTTGGAGTGGCAGCTGGGGCTGGGAACCTCGATCCCGTGGCTTTCCAGTATGGCAGCCTCTGAGCAAAGGAGACAGAAAGTGTATTAGCGATGTTAATAATGACAGTTCAAAAGTTCATATGTAGTAGTCACACTGCAGAGGCTAATGTCAAagggccaaaaaaataaataaaaaagtgtcaaACTGATTAATGCTTCCCCACAATAACATCTAATTACCTGTAGACAAGTCACATGATTATacactaatataatgataaatatgataatacactgttcaaaactttggggtcataagacttttttaaataaatgaatgcttttattcagcaataattTATTAAACTGATCCGAAGTTTTGCTTTTATCCTAAGcgacttaaataataataaaaaataaaataaattaatattaaattaataatagaattataaaatgtatattacaaatacatgctgttcttaactttctattaattaaaaGAACCTTAAATTTTTTATCAcagtttacataaacattaagcagctgtttttaacactgaaaataataagaaatatttcttgagcagcaagttAGCTTTTAAGAagagatttctgaaggatcatgtgacactgaagactgaagtaatgatgctgaaaaatcatctTTGCCATTAcaagaatatttaacattttaaaatgtattcaaatagaaaccagttgttttaaattgtaataatagtcCACAGTATTTCTGTTCTTActttatttttgagcaaatacatgcagccttggtgggcaCAAGAGacccaaaataatttttaaaatcttacagacaccaaacctttgaatagaagtgtaaaaataattatttttagtagCCAGGGTTCATTACTGGATGGGGGCCCACAGATAGAAAGTTCTTGATTTTGttcttaaaataaaacttttttgcaGATATAgtgctagagaaaaaaaaaataaaacttcaggCTTCCTTCCTAGATATTCGTGTCACACTTAAAATGAGTGACAACCTGTCAGACCATCATTCTTGCCGTCTCACCAATGTTGGCACGTCTCTTCATCTCCTTCCTCCGATTGGCAAACCAGTTGTACACTTTGAGTGCAGTGACTCGTTCAAATTCTGAAAGTTTGCATCCTGAAACAACATTTATATAAGAAATGAATcataaaacaatacataaaaGCAATTATACATTCAGCAAGGCAGGGGAACATTTACAACAAAGATGGCAATGCTACAACTAGTCTGGGTCTGAGGCAGTTCAGATACTGATTGCAATCACTTACCAGGTTTTTGAATGACAGCATTACAAGCATTGGCAATTTCCTCTCTTTTGGCCTCATCAGGATACTGATTCTCTATGAAGAAACTGAGAACAGAGCGACTCAGAACATGACTTAGGATATCATGATCATTGTTCAACCAACAGGAAACAGGAAAGGCCTTAGAACACTGTGTAACACTGCAGATTAATAAAACAGGCTACTTAATGTTTATGACATAATGACTTTGTGTAAAAATGCTTGTGAATgaagaaaatattcaaaatttATGAGTACTCTGTCACCATACCTcactacaaaaatatgaagtcTGTGCCATTAAAATTCAGAATTCCTATGGTGAATGAACCACTGGATggatattgtttaaaataaaaaatggcgaTATGTTATAAATACACATATTGGAGTGAATTCCACTGTATTATATGCTTATCGCTCTCATAAATAATTTCCCATATGTACAGAAACGGATAACTTAAAAGAACAAGACTTGTGTTTAACTGCAACATGTTTGCATTTTAGAGCATTTTATctcatgcaaatgttttttttacaaatataaccCTGAGAAACAATTACTGTCTGAATAGTGCCAAATACAGTAATGCTCTGTGATTTACCTTTCCATGATTGACTGGCACTCCTTTCTCCAGGTGAAGCGACTACCTCTGCGCAGTCTAAAAGGCCCAACTGCTGCCCTGTCTGCAGGGCTTCCAGCCAACCTCCAGTCAGGCTCCTCTTTAACCAGTGAACGCATGGACAACGTAGCACCTGTGATGAACATTATCCAAAAATACAGAATATAGAACTTAAAACGCATACAAACCAAAAGACAAGCAAACATGAATTGACCACACATGtagtaaaacacaaataaatagcattttgttgttgtttcaaaaCAGCATGACTGtcttccatgaaacacaaaaggagatactCAAAGCAGATCGTCTGCTGCTCTCTTCCATAAAACGGTCCCTGgtccccatccactttcattTCATTTGTGTTTAATGCCagagagaaagtcatacaggtttagaacaccATGAGAGTTTAATTTTGGAAGGAATCTGAGATTCTAAAACCACCTTTCCACTAGTTCCAGATGGTTGTCGCATTTCGCCACTTAGTGGCAGTCGTAACTGGTTGATACGGACGTGTATTTACACCTGTTGTAAAAAGGGTCTATGATTTCCACACTAAACAAATGAGCACTATACGCTTGAATGAAAAGCCTAATGGGTTTTCTAGAGCtaattaactgaattaattttgtaattagtatttcagatttttttttttttttataactgccagttttacaaaaatagtatttaaagAATAATATACTAGTGCAAGAATATTGTTAATTCTAatctcacaattattattatttagttagttttgAATATCTTATTAGAATTGCATATTGTCTAGCTGTAAAAGTTCAAATATTTCAAGTCATCCGAAACTGAAATCAGATCTGAAATTTCACTTATGCATACGATCACAACTCCACGCAGGTGCCGTACTACTCTCCActggaaatgaatgacttctggTCTATTATTTTTGAAGATTGTGAAAAGGTGGCTTAAGACTCATAGAGAACAAATATTCACTTCCCAAACCAGATGTACTGAACTGAAGCTGTGTTTCCCTGCTGCATGGACATTACCTGACTGGGACTGGTGAGCAGAGTACCAGGGGAGGAGGTGCATCAGCAGTTCTCTCTGCCTATTCAAGGGAGTGTCAGTCCTGCTCCTGGGGACCTGAGCATGCTGGCTTTCACTCCATCTGATTCCTTTAACCCATTTAGGCAATCAGAAAACTGTGTTAACTAGAGTCCCTTCGAGGGACAAAAACTTGCTGTTAATGGTGATGTCCGTTAACAAATATTTACATAGTGCTCAATGAAAAACTTCATTGTAGATAACAGGGTTAATAGACATTCAGAGTGATTAGGTTCTTGGAGCCATGCTCGATTCTCTAGCGCTGTAGAGAATGTAAAAGCGTCATGCTCAGTGCTCTGTTAGTAGGGTCAGGTGTTAATTGCACCTCAGTGCAGAGAGGACATGAAAACCAGCATTTGACAAACCCAGGATCAGGACTGAGAGCTACAGAAGAAGGTCTAACCTGGGAGATGAAGAGCTGGGGTGGTCCTGGAGGGCTTCACATTACTTAATTAGCTCCTTTACGCATCAACACGTtctttatattataaatgcaagATGATGCGGGTGTTGGCGGTGTTACAGCCTAAAAGGGTTTAAGGCTCATTTCAGACTCACACAACCTACACCTCTTGAATGTGCCAAGAACAGCATTAACCTAAGCGCATAATTGATGGGAAATGACACCAGTTGACTGAATTTCAATTCAGTGCGGCAACAAAGCATGTCCTTCCAATACACAGTCCCAATTTCTTTAATGTAAAGCCCTCAAGGACCATGCAAACTATATAGGAAAGATAAGGCAGAATAGCAAATGAagagcataaaaataaataaataaaattaatcaaaactaaacataaaaccattCCTGTTTAAGCCAGCCCCATGCCCAAAATTCAGGCCACTGCCTCATTTTTGGCAAATCATTTCCCTGCCTTGAACAACAACTCACCTGGGCTGTTGCGCTCCAGCAGGTACCAGCGATAGAACGCCCTGCGTTTGGAGTCGCTCATCTCCAGCCCCTGCTGCAGAAGCCACTGAGAGATGTAGCTCTGGCTGATACCTGCAGAGTATCACAGTCATAACAATGAAAATAACCAGTGAAAGAAATGGCAGGACAAGTAGAACACATCAATATAAAACCAAATATTCTGGAAATGCCATGCCAGGGTTATTATTCGTAACTGAAActagtaaaaacatttttgttaatttaaatacatttttgaaatgaaataaaatagaagcgttagatgaaaaacttgaaaactaaacaaaaatttgaaatgttgccctTGCAACTTAATTGAAACAATTACGTTTTAACACTAAAATTACTACTAactagaaaataaagaaaaacaaaatagtaATTTGCAATGCCAAAGcacataaaataactaaaatactgtaaataatagaaaatatggtagcactttattttacagtcctgttccccatgtacatattatgtacttattatagtaattacaataactatgtaataactaggtactaaccctgtacctacccctaaacctaaccctaccccatgtagttaccttgtattaccagaactgtcttagataaatacactgtaagtacactataagtacatgttagtacacgtactgtaaaataaagtgcaactgaaAATATAATCTAATTCACAATACTAATAGTataagtaatactaaaataagatTGATTGCTTGCTTTGTTAATTTGGTGTGATTTTACAATGATATTCAAAGTCGAACCATttctaaaatattgtttaaataaaattgttaaataatatttcagcATGTGATCAATGTAATATTGACTCACAACGAAACTCAAATATCAGCACAAGCATCTTACTTTTTTGACAATTAGGTTTAGAAAAGTGAACGTTCTTGAAATACACTGAATTTGATACTACAAGCACATCTTTAACCAATCTGTATTCTGTGTATTTAATGAGACTCAGCACTGAAATTtcactgtataaaaaataatctGTATAATAAATGAAGTGCAAGGAAATGTAAACTAAACTTGTAATCACAGTTTGTTTCCAGTGATTTTGCTGTGCAGACATTTTTGATATCTGTCTGAATTTCTCAGTGCACTTGTCACACATGCACTAGTTTCACATGCTTGTAGTTTGTTCCTTCATGTCAATGTTTGGGTTATCTACGTTGTGGTTGACCTAGATTTTCTCCATTTGACAGTCTTGATCTGTAAAAATTTGGGGCAGCCTTGACATGtaggaaaataaaatatgtataatatatttcaCCTGTTCAGCACAGGAAATAATTAATACTTTAAGTAGCCCAGTTTCCAATGGATTGCATGATAAGAAAACTATCTCTGTCAGCTACACTTTTATTACTGCAAGACAGAAAGCATTCAGAGTACCTGTCACTTGTCCCACAATCGCCTGCGAGATCCTTCTGTTATTGAGAAAAGCCTTTATCTCTTCTTTTACAAGGTTGCTGTCCCTCCTACAGTCCAAACAAAGACAAGAATTTGTATAATACCGTGAAAGAAATTTATACGTTTGTgacaaaaatatgcattaaaattcaGTGGAGTTTTGATTTAGCACCTTAAcaaaatctcacaggaacctcAATTTTGTGATGTCAACTTCAAATACGGAACATTAATTAGTTAGAGATAACTTTACAGCAATTTTAGATTCCAAAGAATTctagaaaatatttgtttttacattaaactttttacacttttattaatttaaatgctttCATTTCAATAATCTGCTGATTGTATTCTtttaaaagagaccaacctttcaACTATTCATGAATTACATCCAAGATTTTCACATCTAGCTTTTAATCCTAAAATATAGTGATTTTTTTCCCAgaatgttcagatttctgttcagGAAATGAGTGCATATTTATTAGGTAATGCTTATTTTGTGTAGACGAGCATAACATTTCATaaaatttatattacaaaaagGTTTGCAATTCTTATTGTAATCAATCTGCTGGAGAAGTATTGgtgat encodes the following:
- the LOC113119481 gene encoding homeobox-containing protein 1 isoform X1, encoding MRQWCLPAVAPRAEPLPTGRLSPQISDVRMECCDVEPRYTIEQIDLLQRLRLSGMTKPQIIQALESLERLDPDHRTPCCNNHSAPPSAPTSAAPAAPSSSSSSSSSLTSATTQTPVMDAALSPSHSYDASPPPMYPPSGVQRSFSYDLAEEDWDLEEKVEEYMRRDSNLVKEEIKAFLNNRRISQAIVGQVTGISQSYISQWLLQQGLEMSDSKRRAFYRWYLLERNSPGIRWSESQHAQVPRSRTDTPLNRQRELLMHLLPWYSAHQSQSGATLSMRSLVKEEPDWRLAGSPADRAAVGPFRLRRGSRFTWRKECQSIMESFFIENQYPDEAKREEIANACNAVIQKPGCKLSEFERVTALKVYNWFANRRKEMKRRANIEAAILESHGIEVPSPSCHSNSEEVETQEFGDQVLSQRFSEQEELSQRKDIEPEGAMLPPVEVVSPPSPSSQLMERKLNESKREATDDD
- the LOC113119481 gene encoding homeobox-containing protein 1 isoform X2 — translated: MRQWCLPAVAPRAEPLPTGRLSPQISDVRMECCDVEPRYTIEQIDLLQRLRLSGMTKPQIIQALESLERLDPDHRTPCCNNHSAPPSAPTSAAPAAPSSSSSSSSSLTSATTQTPVMDAALSPSHSYDASPPPMYPPSGVQRSFSYDLAEEDWDLEEKVEEYMRRDSNLVKEEIKAFLNNRRISQAIVGQVTGISQSYISQWLLQQGLEMSDSKRRAFYRWYLLERNSPGATLSMRSLVKEEPDWRLAGSPADRAAVGPFRLRRGSRFTWRKECQSIMESFFIENQYPDEAKREEIANACNAVIQKPGCKLSEFERVTALKVYNWFANRRKEMKRRANIEAAILESHGIEVPSPSCHSNSEEVETQEFGDQVLSQRFSEQEELSQRKDIEPEGAMLPPVEVVSPPSPSSQLMERKLNESKREATDDD